A section of the Oryza sativa Japonica Group chromosome 1, ASM3414082v1 genome encodes:
- the LOC4326469 gene encoding large ribosomal subunit protein uL23: protein MAPKAAVKKADGKTQQALKVAKAVKSGSIKRKSKKIRTSVTFHRPKTLKKARDPKYPRVSAPGRNKLDQYQILKYPLTTESAMKKIEDNNTLVFIVDLKADKKKIKAAVKKMYDIQAKKVNTLIRPDGKKKAYVKLTPDYDALDVANKIGII from the exons ATGGCTCCCAAG GCCGCTGTAAAGAAGGCTGATGGAAAGACTCAACAAGCCTTGAAGGTTGCCAAGGCAGTGAAGTCTGGGTCAATCAAGAGAAAGTCAAAGAAGATCCGCACTTCGGTGACATTTCACAGACCAAAGACCCTGAAGAAGGCGAGAGACCCTAAGTACCCAAGAGTCAGTGCACCTGGCAGGAACAAGCTTGATCAGTACCAAATCCTCAAGTACCCCCTTACGACCGAATCTGCCATGAAGAAGATTGAAGACAACAACACCCTTGTCTTCATCGTCGACCTCAAGgcagacaagaagaagatcaaggcaGCTGTCAAGAAGATGTATGACATCCAGGCAAAGAAAGTTAACACTCTGATCAG GCCTGACGGCAAGAAGAAGGCTTACGTGAAGCTCACTCCAGACTATGATGCTCTTGATGTGGCCAACAAAATTGGCATCATTTAA
- the LOC4326471 gene encoding salt stress-induced protein, whose translation MTLVKIGPWGGNGGSAQDISVPPKKLLGVTIYSSDAIRSIAFNYIGVDGQEYAIGPWGGGEGTSTEIKLGSSEQIKEISGTHGPVYDLADIVTYLKIVTSANNTYEAGVPNGKEFSIPLQDSGHVVGFFGRSGTLIDAIGIYVHP comes from the exons ATGACGCTGGTGAAGATTGGTCCGTGGGGCGGAAATGGAGGGTCAGCTCAGGACATCAGTGTGCCACCCAAGAAGCTGTTAGGCGTGACAATCTACAGCTCAGATGCAATCAGATCCATTGCCTTCAACTACATCGGTGTGGATGGACAGGAATATGCCATTGGTCCATGGGGTGGGGGCGAAGGCACCTCTACAGAG ATTAAACTGGGCTCCTCTGAGCAGATCAAGGAGATTTCTGGAACCCATGGCCCAGTCTATGATCTGGCTGACATTGTCACCTATCTTAAGATTGTGACAAGTGCTAATAATACATACGAGGCTGGAGTCCCAAATGGAAAGGAATTCAGCATTCCACTGCAAGACTCTGGCCATGTCGTTGGATTCTTTGGAAGGTCTGGAACGCTTATCGACGCAATTGGCATCTACGTCCACCCTTGA